The sequence GGGTCTAGCTATATCCTAAGAAGTTCTGGAGTGCTTTGCAGCTGGGGGCAAAGGGAGCAACATGAtgctaaaataaatttgatcATGTTCTGCCCCATCCTTGTATCCATTCAAAGCATGCTATGAAAGAAGTGTAGTTTAAATTCTGTAGCAGCTAAGGTAGCTCATTTTAATGCTTATGTATCTTTTAGCTGCTTCCTACTTTTATTTACTATGCCTACTACTGTCAAAGACAATTCTGCATTAGAAGGGGGAGTGTTAGGTACAAGCTGGTTTCTGTCCCCTTGACCTCAGTCAAGGCTTGGTCCCTGGGTCTGGCTGTCAGTGCAGACATAGCTTCTGGTGCTTACTACAAACAAAGCTAGAATAAAATTTCATCTTTCCTAGTGGACTTCAAGAAAATGCTGCTTAACTGACTTCTCAAACACTTACTGCTTCTGCCTTGCTCTTACAGGGAAAATTACCTGTGGTGAAAGGCTTGGGGAAAGGTTTGAGAATGGCCTGAGGATGACATTCACATCATGGGGGGCTTTCTGTGTCAGAAATCCACGTCCTGTTATCCTCTTCTCTGTGGTCTTCGTTGCAATGTGCTGCTCAGGCTTTGTATATGTTAAAGCAACTACGAACCCTGTAGATCTCTGGTCAGCACCAAGCAGCCAAGCTCGCAAGGAGAAGGAGTACTTTGACACACGCTTTGGGCCTTTCTTTCGTACTGAGCAACTTATTATTCAAGCACCAAACAGCCGTCCAGACACCTATTCACCTTACCCATCAGGAGCAGATGTACCTTTTGGGCCACCACTTACCAAAGAGATTCTCCATCAGGTAAGTGGGACTTCCCAAGAGCAAAGACCTAAACATGCCTAACAGGTATACCCATATGGAGTGAGCTTCCATCTGTAATACCATGTGTCCATCAAAACAATCACTAGatctttttgtattaaaaatccTAGTCTTACTATAAAGCTTTTTGCTGAAAACCTTGTATTTTGATGTCCTCTGTTAGAGGTAAACTTGCAAGCTGAATCCTAGTAAGTGTTCTTAGTGTGAACACAGAAATAGTAAGATTTAGTCATGTGCTTCTATTGATGTGTGCCACTGCCTTTAGAAACTTAGAGGAATATAGCATGCACTTAAGTCCTGCCTTGTAAGGGAAATGCTTTCTTGTGCTGCACTTAAACtatggtttggttggtttttttcaaggtGCTGAATTTGCAGGATGCTATTGTCAACATAACTGCTTCTTTTGACAATGAGACTGTAATGCTGAAAGACATTTGCCTGGCTCCTCTTGCTCCCTACAACAACAACTGCACTATACTGAGTGTACTCAACTACTTTCAGAACAGTCATTCTGTTCTAGATCACACTATTGGGGATGAGTTCTTTGTCTATGCTGACTACCACACTCACTTCTTATACTGTGTTCGGTAAGCAGTACAATCACGTGTTTTTTCAAAGTGTAGGCCAACTAGGTATTTGTCTTGCTGGCAAACAAAACTAGCTATTTCTTGTTGCTGCCCTGAACCTTTTCTTGCCCCTTTTTGAACTAGCAGTACTATGTGGAACCACAGATTAGTATAGGTTACTTGTTTTACTATGTCTTAGTGCTTTAGCAGGAGTTACATTTTCATCAGGTTTCCAGTTAAGCTGGGTTTGGTGCAGACACTGGCTCTGTTTTACCTTAAATGTGATTCAAACACATCTCAGAAGTGGAGTTCTGTAGCAGAAGACAGTTTCTAAGcatttgtttcagtttattGTTCAGTTGGGTAGAAGATATTCCTTGTCTTAGAAGCTATAGGGAAGACTCctttaaaacagtatttgaaTTCAAAGCGCATGTAGCACAAGGGCAATGTATCACTAGCAGTCTTATTTCTCATAGTCAGTCATAACACAACAGCTTTTTACTTGTCATGTGGTGCTGTGCCTCAAGTTATCAAGCAGAAGCTAACAACTGTTGCTGGTGGTCTCTTTAGGGCTCCAGCATCACTGAATGACACAAGCTTGCTTCACGATCCTTGCTTAGGAACATTTGGTGGACCTGTATTTCCATGGCTGGTGTTGGGAGGATACGATGGTAGGTGGCAACAGTATTGCAGTTTAAGTCTTGAGAGTACATACTTGTGTGCTGTCTTTGACGCTAAAGGTGCATTCTTAATTAACACAAGTTTAAATACACTCCAGAGAAACTGGAGTTTTATTAAACTTTCAGTGAGTAAGGATATCTTAAATAACTCCGCAGTGGATCAGTGCTGAGATTGGAGGCAGATTACCCTGGAAGTGCAAAATGTAAGCAGTCTATTACTGGAACATACTTGCCCTGTTGACAAGTACGCAAATGTTCCATCTGCTTTGGGCCTGCTGAAGGATCTCTAGTTTCTGGAGACTAGAAAAAGATGTGAAGTATCTCAAGTTGATGTGCTGGGATGTGCGtgtattttgcatttgagtTAGAATAAAGTTTTGTTACTGATCTGACAAAGCAGTTAAAAATAGATCAAGGTGTTAATAAAGGAAATTCTTCCATAATTATTCTGAAGCCAGAATTTTGTTCAAGCAATTTATCCAGCTAAACATAACTTGATAGATACATCAAACACAAACATACTAAAACAGCCTTTGAAGGCAAGCAGTTCTTGGTTAAATGGTAGGACTTTTGCATACTTAGATTTTACTCAGAGCAAGTACAAGAGGCACAGTGTAGGAAACCACATCCTCTTTCTCAGTCATAAGCCCTAGTTAGATTTGTTGCATGGTTAGACAAGGTGCTACTATTTAATGTTGGGGTGCCATGAGCATGGTAAATAATGAATAAGTATGTTTTCAAACAATCTGGAGTGCTTATTGTCTTCTATTCTTATTTCAATACTGCATTTAAGAACTCTGTGTTGTTACAGATTGCTTTTAAAGGAGTTGTAGGGATGGGATTGCTTTGGACAATACTCATTTTAAACTTAATTGTACCTACCTATACTGGAATGTAAGttccatttacattttttctattCTATAGATGATAATTATAATAACGCTACAGCTCTTGTTATTACTTTTCCTGTCAACAACTACTACAATGACTCAAGAAAGCTAATGAAAGCCTTGGCATGGGAAAAAGAGTAAGTAGGCTTCCTGTATTCTGAAATACCTTACTTAAAGCAGCTTTAAATGTAGATACATGAAAAACACCTGTACTGTACTGACAGTCTCTCAGTATAACTACAGGGATGTCTTGAGAGGCAGCAAAACTGGTTAAGGGCAGACTATACTGGTCATAAGATTTTTACTTTATCTGTCATACTTCATTTGCTTTGAGGAGATAGGTTCTAGTCTTGTTAGTGACCATGTAGTCTAGTAGTACTTGCTGATAAGTAACTTGATAAAGATTTGATGTGTTTTACTTTGGCTAGAACGCAGGTTAGACTCTTCACTCTACTGGACCGTTAATCACCAGTGGAAAGGTCCAGCATTAtcctgtaattttaatttttaaaaatgtcttccagATGAAGATCTAAAGCTTTCATCCCCTTCACCATCTTGAGGAGCTGATGTTGGCTTACACAGGCCAACCACTCTGGCTAACAGTTCAGATAAAAACTACTGTACCAGAGTGTCTGAGACTAAGTATGAGTATAACTAGTGTCTACCTGTGTCACTCTGAAGAGAACATGCAAAGTATTTCAGCATGGTGTATTTCTAGTGCTTGGAGTAGAGTGGGGATGTGTAGCCAGCACCCCTCTTCTAAAAATGAGGAACATCTCTAAGTACTGTCTGTCCACAGTGCACTCTTGTACCACACAGATGATTTAAATTTGCCTTCAGCAGACTTCCAAGTATGTCTAATACAAGGTGGCTTAGCCTTTAAAGTgtgactgactttttttttcaggtttattAACTTTTTGAAGAACTATGATAATCCAAACTTAACTATATCATTTTCTGCTGAACGGAGTATTGAAGATGAGATCAATCGCGAAAGCAACAGCGATATTGGTACTGTGTTGATAAGCTATATTGTAATGTTTGTGTACATCTCCATAGCTTTGGGACATATCCAGAGCTGTAGAAGACTGCTGGTAGGTGTACAGTTCTCATTGCTGTAAATACTGAAGCTACAGCTTGCTGACTAGTTTCTCTTAGCTTTAAGTGGCTTAAATGTTTTTGCAGAATACTCTTATTCAATCTTGTCTTAAAGCATTGAGCCTTCCCTGGGCAGGAGCTACCGGGGAGCATTGTCCTTGTCATACTTGACAATTTGTGTGTGCTTCATAGCCTCAACTCAGTCTATTTTCACTTGAAATGTGCAGTTAACTTAAACTTTAAGGCTTCAAGTCTGTTTTTAACATATATCTGGATCTTCAAAAGAACCAGAAAAGCTTTCTACTGACTATGCTAaatataagaatattttttaacctttgctATAATCTGTTCTGTGTGATGATGCTAGTTTGGTTAACAGTTGttaccaccttttttttttaggtggaTTCAAAGATCTCCCTGGGCATTGCAGGCATCCTGATTGTACTGAGCTCGGTGGCATGTTCTATAGGCATCTTCAGCTACTTTGGAATCCCGCTGACACTGATTGTGATAGAAGTAATTCCCTTCTTGGTGCTGGCTATTGGAGTGgataacattttcattttagtccAGACACTTCAGGTAGGTGTTCTTTCATACAGACTCTTCTAAATGTGCCTGTCATCTTTTGAAGGCTGTTAACTTGGAGCCGAAAGTCTTCTGCATTCCAGTGCTCAGCCCAGtctgagcagctctgggctctCAGAGAGTATCTAGTGGTCTTGAAGAGAGCCAAGATTATAGGTATAttccacccccaaaaaaaaaaattagaagacCTCTGCTTTTCCTTACTGCTGATTGATATCAAGCTCATTTAACATAGTTTTTAGTCCACATACAAATCACGTACAAATGAATAATACTTTTAATGTCCTTCTTTGGTAGCTGTAGAACTTGACTACCGTTTTGATCACTTGTAACTTTAGTGTATTGTGAGCAGTAATCATGGACTGAACTACATGCTTCTGACACTAAGTCTTAGTGGCTTATTGGCTTTTTAATTTGACAGGCTCAGTAACCCACTGAAACTGGCACTGCCTCTGGCAAGTGTGTGGTTTGGGGTGAAGTACTCAACTTACTACTGTATTTTAACCTAAGGTTGAAGCAAGGCAACAGGGGTATTCATGCTGCTTTTGTATTAGagaatctctgctttttttatttaacttggGTTAATGCAGTGAAAATGATAAAAGATAGCTTTGGATGTTTGAAAGCTGTTggctttttaaagcaacatgAAATCACTCTAAATTGCATGATTgctaattataataattataaataataaattattgcCTTAGAGAGATGAGCGCCTTCAAGGTGAAACTCTGGATAAACAGATTGGCAGAGTCTTGGGAGATGTGGCACCCAGTATGTTCCTCTCATCTTTTTCGGAGACTGTAGCATTCTTTCTTGGTAAGactttcttaatattttaagataaGAGCCTTATGTCTGCATGTTGCAAGAATAAatgtaaaactaaaatataaaaacaaagcaagaatttGTAGAGGAAGCTTAGCTTAGTTGTTCATTACTATAATCAAATTTGACTTGACTTCTGCTGGGGATAGGCATCATAGTAATTTTAGAGACTGGCACAATTAAAAAGATCTAATTCTGAATCTGTCAAGCTCTTCAGCTTGAAAGGCTGGAGCTTTTTACTGACTTGTGACTGAGAAGTCTAAATTTGACCTTAGCAATATATTAAATGTCAGGGTGTACTAACTCCTATATGGCACTTGGTCATCTTGCCACTGCCTGGAAAAATGTCCCATGACAGGTTATATTTGAGGTTCGCTCCTACAGTATGTGTTAGAGGCATACATTATGTTGTTACCCTTCAAGTATAACTTggcctcctttcataatgaacTTGCTTACTTGGAGTGTAATTTGCCATTGATTCAACTTGCATTGAGTGGCTTCAATATTGAAGTAAGATCTTGCTTGACGGCACTCCGTAACTACCCTTTTACGCAGCCTGCACAAGACAGGTAACTTGAATTGAGAAATGTCTTAAAGCTAGTCACTACTTAGCACAACCTTAATGCTGTCAAACAAGTCAAAGACAGCAATTGTAGCCAGGCTCATatcagctgttttctttactcTGAAGAGAAAGGCTGTTTGTCCTGCTAACACTTAAATTGGACATCTGTGTAGAAAATGCTCATGCGCCTAAGAGAAGGgagtgagacactggaacaggttgcccagagaggttgtggatgccccctccctggaagtggtcaaggccaggttggatgggacttcaggcaacctggtctagtggagggtgtccctgcctatgggaggggggttggaggtagatgatctttgaggttccttccaacccaaaccattctgtgattctgatttAACAAATTGGATCACTTCCTTCAGGGACACTGTCTACGATGCCAGCAGTTCGCACGTTCTCACTTTTTGCTGGAATGGCTGTGCTCATAGACTTTATTCTTCAAGTCACGTGCTTTGTAAGTCTCCTGGGCTTGGATATTAAGCGTCAAGAGGTGAGTAACTGTAACTGCAGTGTAATAGGGATTAGCATCTTCTGCAGAACTGTACTAAATCTGGCATTTAATCCATTTTCAGAGGAATAGACTGGATATTTTGTGTTGCAtcaaaagcaatgaagaaatgAGTGGAGTCCAGTGTTCTGAGAGCATCTTATTTATGGTCTTCAAAAATCTGTATTCTCCATATCTGCTTAAGGATTGGATGAGACCAATAATAGTATGTATACTGTCTTTAAAGTAAGCAGTCTTCTAAACTTGAGCAGAAGTGTAGTGAGCCTGAAGGTctaaatactgaagaaaaatcttcaacACAATGAAACAACTGAAGCTTctagtaatttttctttcagcattaGTATTGGAATAAGCTTTTGTAACTGCAGGAATATTTCTAGTAAATAGAAGCTTGACCTTGGATTATCCAAAGCCCAGATTTAAGAGTTGTATTACTGACAATCACATTACTTTAGGCGTATGTCAAAAATCAGCACATGTTGGCTCCTACACTGCATTAATCTGAAGTGTTGTTGCTGAATCCATGATTCACTTTGAGGTTACTGTGTTTGACACATCTTTCACTTCTGCCTTCTAAGTATAAATTTTCCCTTACTGGCCCCGAAGGGAACGCCAAGTCACTAGGTTTTACTGCCGCTGTTGTACTAAACCTGGGTAGCATACATAAACTAGAGCCTCTTTGCATGGTTCCTGTTAACTTAGTACATCACTTCTGTTGCTTGTTGTTTCCGTACAGTTCTTGCTTCCATgaacttgcttttttaaatttttttttacagatagCAGTGTTTGTAGGTGTTCTGTCATTTAGTACAGCAGTTATGCATAATGTTGAGATTGGACTGGATCAGTCTCTCTCAATGCCAGATGTAAGTCTTGAGATCATGTTGCTCTTCAGCAATTTGTGACTAAATTGAAACCTTGATATCTTCTTGTGCTACCTCAATATTATGTAATAGTAACTCAAAGCTTTCTCTTTAAGGACTCCTATGTAATGGATTACTTCAGCCAGATCAGCAAGTACCTGCACACAGGTCCTCCTGTCTACTTTGTCCTAGAAGAAGGGCACAACTACACCTCTTTGGAAGGGCAGAACATGGTGTGTGGTGGAATGGGATGTAATAATGATTCACTTGTCCAGCAAGTCTTCAATGCTGCAGAAATTGGTAGCTAGTAAGTCTTTCGTGCTCTTCTCTGCATAATCACATGGAAGATATGTAGCTGACCAGTGTGTCTTCTACTTTAGTTCAGGCTCAGCTGTTAATAGTATAACTGATGCTCTATCATACTTGCTTTATACTGTGGttttgggagggggggagggaagaagctgTGGCATCTCCTAGAATGAGGATAAAACTGGTGGGATATATTGATGTACTTGGGTTTGGAAGAGGGGCTTGATCCTTCAAGGAATCTGGGAATGGTAGGAActaaaacacatgaaaacatCTCAGTATGGCTAAGCTCTCCTGGAAAATGTCTTGCATGCTCAGCTTCTACACTTGGTGGATAAACTAGCCTAGAAAGGCTAAGCAGGAATTGTATCTGGAGTTCAGTAGCTAACAACTGAAGAAAGTCTCTTCCTGACTCCTTCCGCTGTAGTTTGGTGGCTTTACTTCAGCCTAACTGAAGGAGGAGCCTTGCTTGAAAACTGAGGCAGCAGTATGTGGAATAAGCTGGGGTGGAGAGTGGACAGGAGGATGGAAAGCTGAGCTTGGCAATGGAACTTGAATGCGGGGAAGAAGCTCCTGCTGTTTGCTAGCTGCAGTGTTATGAGGAAGACTGGCTCTTGGATGGGGTACTAGAGCAAGAGACTACATGGAGAGTTAAGTAGCTTGGACTAGAATGAGCTGACATGGAGTAAGTCAGCACTGGAGAGGTTAAGGGATACATTCTGGAATGAAACATGAAAGTACTGATTATGCATATGTTCTTTTATTAGCACAAGGATAGGCTATGCCCCATCATCCTGGATTGATGACTACTTTGACTGGGTGAAGCCACAGTCATCCTGTTGCAGAGTCTACAATACTACTGGACAGTTTTGCAATGCTTCAGGTATTAACATCCATTTCATTGCTGGGGATTAGCTTGGTTTGTAATTTTTGCAGCCAAAACATTTTATCATGGTATGAGTCAGGGGAATAGTTTTTTGTACTATGAGCAGGCACATCTTGAGCTGCCCTCTAATTTGTTTGAACTGCTGTTTGAGTTAACTTAAACATTCTGCTGGAATGCTGCAGGTTGAAGACGGCCTACCTAGACAGCCAATGTAATGACTATTCCAAAAATAACTTGTTATAAAAAACTTTATCTTTCTGCTGGTTTCATTAGAGCACACAAACTTAGTGCTCTGTTTTGTTCAGGTCCTTCAGTTTGGTGTAATTCTCATCGGGTCTAATGTAGATAGTGCACAAGTAACTGAATGGTCTGGTAGCCCTTGCCTTagtagtaataaataaaaaataaaggactaCAAATTTTGTACAGAATTTCAGAGCTAATCAGTTATTTTTGTCAGTGTAAATGCTTTTTATGGAACTGTATCCTGTAGTATTGCAAGTCAGACTTAACTAGTGTTATGACAAAGAATACTTGATGCTGTATCTGACCATATTCCTGTATTTCTTCAGTCACTGATCCATCCTGCACTCGTTGTCGACCACTGACTCAAGAAGGCAAGCAGAGACCACAGGGCAAAGACTTCATGACATTTTTGCCAATGTTCCTATCGGACAACCCTAATCCGAAATGTGGCAAAGGGTAAGAGCCATATGCTGTATATCTTGCTTAGACTAGCATGTCAAAGATACTTGCTCTGGAAGTGTGACTCTTTTCTGTCTGCAGGGTTGGGTATCTAATGTCCTTCTAAAGGCATACAAACATTGACATCTTGCctgttcttcagtgttttctgaagcaaaactgggaaaacaaatgcatcATCAACTAAATGGAGCAGCAGTTTTCCCCTGTACAAAGAGAAACAACTTCTATAGTCAGTCTGTTCTAGTGTATCCTGTGCAATCTTGAAATGTATTGTACTGAAGCTTTTATCAGTTTTGGGAACTGTTAGAAACAAGACTGTAAGTTATAAAAGCTAATGAATTTGAATGGTGTTCACTGACATTGACATCTAAAATGTTACTATGTTGATATAGAGGACATGCTGCATATAACTCTGCTGTCAACTTTATAAACAACAAATCTGATGTTGGAGCTACTTATTTTATGACTTACCATACTGTACTGAAAAAGTCATCTGACTTTATTGATGCTATGAAGAAAGCTCGGGCTATAGCAGATAACATTACTGAAACTATGGGCATCAAAGAGAAGAACTACCGGGTGTTTCCTTACAGGTATGCTTAGATCTTTCTTGCCTTAGTGACAAATATTCAGCTTGAGGAACTGAGAAGAGGTACTGGTTAATAACATTTTAGAGACTTGAGTCTGGAGTTTGGCTGAACAGGAGATAATATAGACACTGTGGAATTTCTAGTATAAACCACAAAAATACAACTTAGATCCACAGCACTAACTTCTCTTTACTGTGGTTgataagcattttcttttttttttttccagctgtcctTTGCTACAAAGGTAGCTCTGGCTTCAGCTTGAGCACTTCCTAGCTTTCATAGCAGGGTTTAATAGCTCTAACTTAAGCAGATATGTTGATCTGGGTTCTTGCAAGCAGTAATGTCAATGTATTGACTTCAAAGTTATTTAAACttaaagcaaaggcagcagtgaTGTCAAGTACTGCTTGTCTAATGGTTGCATGGTTAACATGCTAAGGACTCTGTAAAAGTACCACAATGAAATTGAGTTGGAATCTGTACAGCTGAAATACTAATCTGCTTCACAGAATGCTATCCACCCCTGTGGTCTCACTGCATAATGAATCAGTTCAAACTCTCTGCTGTAGTTCCTGCAGACACCACAATCAATGTGAGAAACTACCTTCTGGCAACTACTGTAGCTGCTTATATGGAAGTGTGGGAATTGCTCTGACTTCCAGATACAACCCTCATTTCAAGTGTTAGTGAAGGGTTGTCATATAACAGCCAGAATTCTGTTGGAGTCAGTCCACTGATGCCAGGAAGCCAGTTCCTGTTGGTGACTCCTATAAGGAGGGAACTCTTCTATCCTTAGCACAGAAGCTAATCTAGTAACAAGGAAGATGGCTAACTACAacttctcttctttccacagTGTGTTTTATGTCTTCTATGAACAATACTTGACAATTGTGCATGATGCTATCTTTAACCTCTGCATCTCCTTGGGATCAATATTTTTGGTGACAACTGTGCTGCTTGGTTTTGAAGTATGGGCTGCTGTTATAGTTTCAATCACTATTGCGATGATAATCATCAACATGTTTGGAGTGATGTGGCTCTGGGGCATCAGCTTGAATGCGGTTTCATTAGTAAATCTTGTCATGGTAAGTTAACAAGGCAtccctctgcttctgtttccaagTCTTGAACAGTTCTGTGTGTCTTATGTATGTATTCATGATGCTGAGTAATATTTTCTACTGAACTTTGCCAGGCGTTTGAACAGTAGTGGAACTATCTTAAAACGTTGAAATGGTGTGTAGAAAACAGGCTTATTCTGACAACTAGTCCTAGTACAAGATACGGCAAATGAACTGTAAGCTGTACTGCATCTGGTGGGGGTCTCTTCCGTTCTGCAGCAACGGTTGTATTGCTCCTGTGTAGGCTAGAGCAGAGGTTGGTTGTGCCTGAGGTAAGGATACATAGGTTAGTGTTCAGGCTTCTGCTGTATTTGTGCTTTACAGAGTAAACCTGTGATGTGCTAGCACCAGCCTTGTCCTGTATAAATGGATGAAACCACTCGGGCAGAGCACGCCTTGGTGAAACACTCCAGAACCTGGTGAACAACAGCTGAGTGCTGGAGCTCTGGTTTACCGTGCTCTCTAGGGACTTGGGGCAGATCTGAGAAAGTTATGAGAGAGTAAGCTATTGCCCTATGTTACAACTAGGCATATGTTCATGCAAGTCTGCCTGCTAGATAAGTCTAAGATTTGTTGACTGTTCAACTAGCGTTGTAAATGACTGTTTCAACAGCTGAACTTTTTTTATGGTATCAAAtcagcatatatatatttagtgtTGCTCTCAAGCAATGTTATTGCAGCTAATATCTGTAAACTGATTTTAGTGTTCATTGTTCACTGCCTGCACAGTACTGAAGCTAGCTTTCTTCAACATCAGGAAACTTTTGTCCTCCAAAACGATCTCGTGTTCTGATTCCTGTTTAATCAGATTAATTGTCCTTTAGTAATGGCTGGTGGTAAGATGCCATACAGTACCTGCAACAGCCTCTAGACTGAGCTTGTAACTTCCAGTGACACTTTAACTCTGGGAACTGATCGTGGCTGCTAGAACCTTTCTAGCCTGTCTAGAGTTCTGAGTAAACCTTACCATCAAAGTGCTCATCTAAATggtattttcatgtttcttttcactCTAGAGTTGTGGTATTGCTGTTGAATTCTGCAGTCATGTGACAAGAGCATTCACTGTTAGTACCAAGGGCAGTCGAGTAGAACGTGCAGAAGAAGCCCTGTCTCACATGGGCAGTTCAGTAAGTATCTACTgtatggggtgggggggaaatgaGTAGCCAAGTTACAACTTTACAGACTGTGCCAATATTCTTCAGTCATAAGGGTGGCCTTGCCTCTTCTTTTTTGGAATACTTGATTAAAACTCTTACAGGTCAACCTAGGCTTCTACTAATAATAGGGGTGATCAAGACTCCAATTTTTAGTCTGATGTTATGGCTACCTAATAGTACAGAACAGTGTGAAAAGCTTTAGCTGAACTAGTAGTTTGGATTAATCTTGAATTGTCCCATTAAAGTGCTTTTCCCTTCTAAATACTCAGAGGTGACTGGGAAAGGTGGTTGTGAATATCAGATGTGATTCCTGCTTTGGGAATGCAAGCAGGGCTCGGTATTTAGGCAGTACTGTCGTATTGTGTAGTCTAAGGTAAGTGACCTGGATGGGGTTGGAATAGACTGTTCTGGTGATGTATGTACTGGACCCAAGTAAGAACTTCCCTGGAATGTGAGTTACTTCATCTGTTTCTGcctgaagtaaaaattaaactaaaactAGGTGGCTCTATAGATCAGAGTAGATTTTTAATTGTACTGAGCCTGTCCTGTGGTGTGAGTTTCTAGTAAGACCAAGAAGTTGAATTCTTCTCCTGAGTAGGTCTTGGATTTGGTTCTAAGGACTAACAGGGAAGGAGGTATATTGCATGTAGGAGCCTCAAATTACATGAGAAACCTAACAAACGTTCGGTACTTGAAGGAAAGGGATTACATAAAGCCCTGCTTCTCACTTAAACACTTCTTTATTGACAGGTTTTCAGTGGTATCACACTGACCAAATTTGGAGGAATTGTAGTACTGGCTTTTTCCAAATCTCAAATCTTCAAGGTATTCTACTTTAGGATGTATCTAGCTATGGTTCTGCTGGGAGCAACACATGGACTAATATTTCTTCCAGTTCTGCTTAGTTACATAGGTAAGATGTGACAGTCTGCTGTGAAacaaatttcaaacaaaaatagctGGCTACCTGTGGATGCTTCCTCCCTGTTAAA comes from Grus americana isolate bGruAme1 chromosome 2, bGruAme1.mat, whole genome shotgun sequence and encodes:
- the NPC1 gene encoding NPC intracellular cholesterol transporter 1 — its product is MGSPQGSPGQGGLGLLVLFFLLLLSPVRVLPQSCVWYGECGVASGDKRYNCAYDGPPIALPEDGYDLMQELCPGLFFGNVSTCCDVRQLQTLKNNLQLPLQFLSRCPSCFYNLINLFCELTCSPNQSDFLNVTSTIPYYDPILKENKSSVTELQYFVGERFANAMYNACKDVEAPSSNVKALGLLCGKDVKDCNATNWIEYMFSKDNGQTPFSIIPIFSDVLVHGMNPMNNATKGCNESVDDSTGPCSCQDCSIVCGPKPQPPPLPAPWLLFGLDAVYVIMWISYMGFLLIFFALVFGVWCYRRRHFVSEYTPIDSNIAFSVNSHRDDGKITCGERLGERFENGLRMTFTSWGAFCVRNPRPVILFSVVFVAMCCSGFVYVKATTNPVDLWSAPSSQARKEKEYFDTRFGPFFRTEQLIIQAPNSRPDTYSPYPSGADVPFGPPLTKEILHQVLNLQDAIVNITASFDNETVMLKDICLAPLAPYNNNCTILSVLNYFQNSHSVLDHTIGDEFFVYADYHTHFLYCVRAPASLNDTSLLHDPCLGTFGGPVFPWLVLGGYDDDNYNNATALVITFPVNNYYNDSRKLMKALAWEKEFINFLKNYDNPNLTISFSAERSIEDEINRESNSDIGTVLISYIVMFVYISIALGHIQSCRRLLVDSKISLGIAGILIVLSSVACSIGIFSYFGIPLTLIVIEVIPFLVLAIGVDNIFILVQTLQRDERLQGETLDKQIGRVLGDVAPSMFLSSFSETVAFFLGTLSTMPAVRTFSLFAGMAVLIDFILQVTCFVSLLGLDIKRQERNRLDILCCIKSNEEMSGVQCSESILFMVFKNLYSPYLLKDWMRPIIIAVFVGVLSFSTAVMHNVEIGLDQSLSMPDDSYVMDYFSQISKYLHTGPPVYFVLEEGHNYTSLEGQNMVCGGMGCNNDSLVQQVFNAAEIGSYTRIGYAPSSWIDDYFDWVKPQSSCCRVYNTTGQFCNASVTDPSCTRCRPLTQEGKQRPQGKDFMTFLPMFLSDNPNPKCGKGGHAAYNSAVNFINNKSDVGATYFMTYHTVLKKSSDFIDAMKKARAIADNITETMGIKEKNYRVFPYSVFYVFYEQYLTIVHDAIFNLCISLGSIFLVTTVLLGFEVWAAVIVSITIAMIIINMFGVMWLWGISLNAVSLVNLVMSCGIAVEFCSHVTRAFTVSTKGSRVERAEEALSHMGSSVFSGITLTKFGGIVVLAFSKSQIFKVFYFRMYLAMVLLGATHGLIFLPVLLSYIGPSVNKAKTRATQERTRGTERERLLYF